A DNA window from Nitratidesulfovibrio sp. contains the following coding sequences:
- a CDS encoding methyltransferase domain-containing protein — protein sequence MTEQPGTLPPHSTESAPTAESHAAELERLLAKAGERYEVGFETLTVDDAPLEILQIRNMTGHLDRLIATNAIKDPLRDLPLWAKIWPASFLLGRFLRKLDPAGKSLLEVGAGCGVTGLIAARYGFARVTITDVNDDALLFARINVLRNGLADRVEVRRCDITTARLDARYDVIAGAEILYLEDLHRPLAKFLARHVAPGGQAMLCTDKRRKAAHFLKLAGRDFDVAEQPVGIKSTGDDGQEERRLFLVHRLTPKRTGASPAAPAQSA from the coding sequence ATGACCGAACAACCGGGCACCCTGCCCCCCCATAGCACCGAATCCGCGCCCACGGCGGAATCACACGCCGCCGAACTGGAACGCCTGCTGGCCAAGGCGGGCGAACGCTACGAAGTGGGGTTCGAAACCCTCACCGTGGATGACGCGCCGCTGGAAATCCTGCAAATCCGCAACATGACCGGCCACCTCGACCGGCTCATCGCCACCAACGCCATCAAGGACCCCCTGCGCGACCTGCCCCTGTGGGCCAAGATATGGCCTGCCTCGTTCCTGCTGGGGCGCTTTCTGCGCAAGCTGGACCCGGCAGGCAAGAGCCTGCTGGAAGTCGGCGCGGGATGCGGCGTTACCGGGCTTATCGCGGCGCGCTACGGCTTTGCCCGCGTGACCATCACCGACGTGAACGACGACGCCCTGCTCTTTGCGCGCATCAACGTGCTGCGCAACGGTCTGGCCGACCGGGTGGAGGTGCGCCGTTGCGACATCACCACCGCGCGTCTCGACGCCCGCTACGACGTCATCGCCGGGGCCGAAATCCTGTATCTGGAAGACCTGCACCGCCCGCTGGCCAAGTTCCTTGCCCGCCACGTGGCCCCCGGCGGACAGGCCATGCTGTGTACCGACAAGCGCCGCAAGGCCGCCCACTTCCTGAAGCTGGCCGGGCGCGACTTCGACGTGGCCGAGCAGCCCGTGGGCATCAAGTCCACCGGCGACGACGGGCAGGAAGAACGCCGCCTGTTCCTGGTGCACCGGCTTACCCCCAAGCGCACGGGCGCGAGCCCCGCCGCTCCGGCCCAATCGGCGTAG
- a CDS encoding GNAT family N-acetyltransferase: protein MPRIAIRLATPDDAAAVTAAFHAAIHGKAACCYDAEQLSAWCAGRDVEQFRRELELGMNPFLVAEALAAPPLEVLPEAASVNAREAEASEPRKAAPPATVPSPRVVGFGALRGDEVAYLYAAPQAPPGTGSALLRELERHAEELGWPELRLTASLNALDFYKEHGYRELRRDIRVMSVEGGFVRLVAIEARKRLKPHDGRPSRTSGEPALTE from the coding sequence ATGCCCCGCATTGCCATCCGCCTTGCCACTCCGGACGATGCCGCCGCCGTCACCGCCGCGTTCCATGCCGCCATCCACGGCAAGGCGGCGTGCTGCTACGACGCGGAGCAACTGTCCGCATGGTGCGCGGGTCGGGACGTGGAGCAGTTCCGGCGCGAGCTTGAACTGGGCATGAATCCGTTCCTGGTGGCCGAGGCATTGGCCGCCCCCCCCCTTGAGGTGCTGCCGGAGGCCGCATCCGTGAACGCACGAGAGGCGGAAGCCAGTGAACCACGGAAAGCCGCGCCGCCCGCAACCGTGCCTTCCCCTCGCGTGGTCGGCTTCGGCGCGCTGCGCGGCGACGAGGTGGCCTACCTGTATGCCGCTCCCCAGGCCCCGCCCGGCACCGGCAGCGCACTGCTGCGCGAACTGGAACGCCACGCCGAGGAACTGGGCTGGCCGGAACTGCGCCTGACCGCCTCGCTCAACGCCCTGGATTTCTACAAGGAGCACGGCTACCGCGAACTGCGCCGGGATATCCGGGTGATGTCCGTGGAGGGCGGCTTCGTGCGGCTGGTGGCCATAGAGGCCCGCAAGAGACTCAAGCCGCATGACGGACGGCCTTCCAGAACGTCCGGCGAACCGGCCCTGACGGAATGA